A genomic stretch from Papio anubis isolate 15944 chromosome 18, Panubis1.0, whole genome shotgun sequence includes:
- the PLK1 gene encoding serine/threonine-protein kinase PLK1 — translation MSAAVTAGKLARAPADPGKAGVPGVAAPGAPAAAPPAKEIPEVLVDPRSRRRYVRGRFLGKGGFAKCFEISDADTKEVFAGKIVPKSLLLKPHQREKMSMEISIHRSLAHQHVVGFHGFFEDNDFVFVVLELCRRRSLLELHKRRKALTEPEARYYLRQIVLGCQYLHRNRVIHRDLKLGNLFLNEDLEVKIGDFGLATKVEYDGERKKTLCGTPNYIAPEVLSKKGHSFEVDVWSIGCIMYTLLVGKPPFETSCLKETYLRIKKNEYSIPKHINPVAASLIQKMLQTDPTARPTINELLNDEFFTSGYIPARLPITCLTIPPRFSIAPSSLDPSNRKPLTVLNKGLENPLPERTREKEEPVGRETGEVVDCHLSDMLQQLHSVNASKPSERGLVRQEEAEDPACIPIFWVSKWVDYSDKYGLGYQLCDNSVGVLFNDSTRLILYNDGDSLQYIERDGTESYLTVSSHPNSLMKKITLLKYFRNYMSEHLLKAGANITPREGDELARLPYLRTWFRTRSAIILHLSNGSVQINFFQDHTKLILCPLMAAVTYIDEKRDFRTYRLSLLEEYGCCKELASRLRYARTMVDKLLSSRSASNRLKAS, via the exons ATGAGTGCGGCGGTGACTGCAGGGAAGCTGGCACGGGCACCGGCCGACCCTGGGAAAGCCGGGGTCCCCGGAGTTGCAGCTCCTGGAGCTCCGGCGGCGGCTCCACCGGCGAAAGAGATCCCGGAGGTCCTAGTGGACCCACGCAGCCGGCGGCGCTATGTGCGGGGCCGCTTTTTGGGCAAGGGTGGCTTTGCCAAGTGCTTCGAGATCTCGGACGCGGACACCAAGGAGGTGTTCGCGGGCAAGATTGTGCCTAAGTCTCTGCTGCTCAAGCCGCACCAGAGGGAGAAGATGTCCATGGAAATATCCATTCACCGCAGCCTCGCCCACCAGCACGTCGTAGGATTCCACGGCTTTTTCGAGGACAACGACTTCGTGTTCGTGGTGTTGGAGCTCTGCCGCCGGAGG TCTCTCCTGGAGCTGCACAAGAGGAGGAAAGCCCTGACTGAGCCTGAGGCCCGATACTACCTAAGGCAAATTGTGCTTGGCTGTCAGTACCTGCACCGAAACCGAGTTATTCACCGAGACCTCAAGCTGGGCAACCTTTTCCTGAATGAAGATCTGGAGGTGAAAATAG GGGATTTTGGACTGGCAACCAAAGTCGAATATGACGGGGAGAGGAAGAAGACCCTGTGCGGGACTCCTAATTACATAGCTCCCGAGGTGCTGAGCAAGAAAGGGCACAGTTTCGAGGTGGATGTGTGGTCTATTGGGTGTATCAT GTATACCTTGTTAGTGGGCAAACCACCTTTTGAGACTTCTTGCCTAAAAGAGACCTACCTCCGGATCAAGAAGAATGAATACAGTATTCCCAAG CACATCAACCCCGTGGCCGCCTCCCTCATCCAGAAGATGCTTCAGACAGATCCCACTGCCCGCCCAACCATTAATGAGCTGCTTAACGACGAGTTCTTTACTTCTGGCTATATCCCTGCCCGTCTCCCCATCACCTGCCTGACCATTCCACCGAGGTTTTCAATTGCTCCCAGCAGCCTGGACCCCAGCAACCGGAAGCCCCTCACAGTCCTCAATAAAG GCTTGGAGAACCCCCTGCCTGAGCGTACCCGGGAAAAGGAAGAACCAGTGGGTCGAGAGACAGGTGAGGTGGTCGACTGCCACCTCAGTGACATGCTGCAGCAGCTGCACAGTGTCAATGCCTCCAAGCCCTCGGAGCGTGGGCTGGTCAGGCAAG AGGAGGCTGAGGATCCTGCCTGCATCCCCATCTTCTGGGTCAGCAAGTGGGTGGACTATTCGGACAAGTACGGCCTTG GGTATCAGCTCTGTGATAACAGCGTGGGGGTGCTCTTCAATGACTCAACACGCCTCATCCTCTACAACGATGGTGACAGCCTGCAGTACATAGAGCGTGACGGCACCGAGTCCTACCTCACCGTGAGTTCCCATCCCAACTCCTTGATGAAGAAG ATCACCCTCCTTAAATATTTCCGCAATTACATGAGTGAGCATTTGCTGAAGGCAGGTGCCAACATCACGCCGCGTGAAGGTGATGAGCTCGCCCGGCTGCCCTACCTGCGAACCTGGTTCCGCACCCGCAGTGCCATCATCCTGCACCTCAGCAATGGCAGCGTGCAGATCAACTTCTTCCAG GATCACACCAAGCTCATCTTGTGCCCACTGATGGCAGCCGTGACCTACATCGATGAGAAGCGGGACTTCCGCACGTACCGCCTGAGTCTCCTGGAGGAGTACGGCTGCTGCAAGGAGCTGGCCAGCCGGCTCCGCTATGCCCGCACTATGGTGGACAAGCTGCTGAGCTCACGCTCGGCCAGCAACCGCCTCAAGGCCTCCTAA